One part of the Perognathus longimembris pacificus isolate PPM17 chromosome 10, ASM2315922v1, whole genome shotgun sequence genome encodes these proteins:
- the Jagn1 gene encoding LOW QUALITY PROTEIN: protein jagunal homolog 1 (The sequence of the model RefSeq protein was modified relative to this genomic sequence to represent the inferred CDS: deleted 1 base in 1 codon): MASRAGPRAAGTDGSDFQHRERVAMHYQMSVTLKYEIKKLIYVHLVLWLLLVAKMSVGHLRLLSHDQVAIPYQWEYPYLLSIAPSLLGLLSFPRNNISYLVLSMISVGLFSIAPLIYGSMEMFPAAQQLYRHGKAYRFLFGFSAVSVMYLVLVLAVQVHAWQLYYSKKLLDSWFTSTQEKKRK; this comes from the exons ATGGCGTCTCGGGCAGGCCCGCGAGCGGCCGGCACCGACGGCAGCGACTTCCAGCATCGGGAGCGCGTGGCCATGCACTACCAGATGAG TGTGACTCTCAAGTATGAAATCAAGAAGCTGATCTACGTGCATCTGGTCCTATGGCTGCTGCTGGTTGCCAAGATGAGCGTGGGACACCTGAGGCTCTTGTCACATGATCAGGTGGCCATCCCTTACCAGTGG GAGTACCCGTATTTGCTGAGCATTGCGCCCTCTCTCTTGGGCCTGCTCTCTTTCCCTCGTAACAATATCAGCTATCTGGTGCTCTCCATGATCAGCGTGGGGCTCTTTTCCATTGCTCCCCTCATTTATGGCAGCATGGAGATGTTCCCCGCCGCACAGCAACTCTACCGCCATGGCAAGGCCTACCGCTTCCTCTTTGGTTTTTCTGCTGTCTCTGTCATGTACCTGGTATTGGTGCTGGCAGTCCAAGTGCATGCCTGGCAGCTGTACTACAGCAAGAAACTTCTAGACTCTTGGTTCACCAGCACACAAGAGAAGAAGCGCAAATGA